The Saccharomyces mikatae IFO 1815 strain IFO1815 genome assembly, chromosome: 15 DNA window AccatgatgatgatgaaccATGTCACTTGAGAATTCCCGGACAAGATATGGTAAAATACGCCGAGAGAAGCTTTCCTGTTTGGCAAGGTGTTGAATCAAGGTTTTGTCCAGCAGGTGTTTACGAGTTTGTCgaagataaaaaatcaCCTATAGGCAAGAGACTTCAAATCAACTCGCAAAATTGTATCCATTGTAAAACTTGCGATATCAAGGCACCTAGACAAGATATTACGTGGAAAGTACCGGAAGGCGGAGATGGACCAAAATACACACTCACTTGATCTTGGGActcattatttatttattttattctttcttttatctaatctatatttattcatataaaagATCTCTTCTTTAGCcgataaatttttcagcttcaaTGAATCTCACAAGCACTTTAGAACCTGACTGTAAAAGGGGGTGTCCAGCAACTGATTGCATCCAGGTGTTCAAACCttgtcttctttcttcaatgaCCTCGTTACTAAATCTATTACTCAAGAGAATTTTGCCTGGTAAATGAGGTACCATGACTTTTGGATGATTAAGCATAGCAATTTCCTTGATCAAGCATTTGCGAAAGAATTCAAAGTCCGAGTATCGTCTTCTTACTTTCGAGACCCTCTTGTGGAAACTCGGCAAGTTTGTACGGCATATTATCTCGTAATCTGTAAACATTCCTTTCGAATCCATCCCATTTGGTATGTGCGTTTTAGGGTTATGCACCTCAATCTCTAGGAAGTTCTCAGGTTCAGCGTATATTTCACTGAAACTAGGCTCCCCATGCCCTTTGGAAAGTAGAGACTGTTCTGTGAACCCAAAGGATTTGAATTCTCTTGGCATAATTTGTATTGATGGATTGCGCTACTCAGCTTTTCTTGGCATGCCTTTTCATCCACTAGGAAAACTTGTTTTAATCAATTCATTGAAGATCTGcatataaataaatatcACATAGTACGTAATATCTATCGAGCCATATTCAACCTCATTTATACCATCTAGAGCATGTTATAGCACAACTAACAAAGGGAATTATTACCCTTCATACTCCAATGCCCCAGTAGAGTACAGAAATATCAAATTCTCTGAAAGCAACCACTGTTACGTTCCCTCTTCTATATCCGCGACAGAATTAGTGTGGGGCGGTCCCTTAAGATTACTTCCGAAGATTAAGCTTCCCTAGCTGATATATACCGCGTtgacaaagaagagaaataaGGAGGTATAGGAGACAATAAAAGAGGTGAAACTGACTTGAAACATCACGATTGTTTGCTCGTGTAATGACCGATAGGAATTTTTTACCACAACAGGGCCATGTGCCTCAAACATCGCTCCCGGAGGAACTCAATTCCAGTACCATTAGTATGCCAAGTCAACACccacaacaacaacatctgcatgaaaaggaagaagaggtaGAGGAGGGGGAAGAACACACAAGAATACCTGTTTCTGAGGAGGAGTTTCGAATGGTGCAGGAGCTGCAAGCTATCCAAGCAAGCCATGATCAATTAAATCTACCGCCTAGTCGAGGGTCGTTTGAAGGCGAAGATAATGGCAATAGCGATGGTGCAGAGGGAGACgtagatgatgatgaggaggaggaggGTGAGGAGTATGATGTATTTAGGAACGTTGGTCAAGGGCTGGTGGGCCACTACAGAGAGATAATGATACGCTACTGGCAAGAACTGATCAACGAAATTGAGTCCACGAATGAACCTGGATCCGAGCATCAAGACGACTTTAAATCACATTCACTACCATTTGCAAGGATTCGCAAAGTTATGAAGACAGACGAAGATGTTAAGATGATTAGTGCGGAGGCTCCCATCATTTTTGCCAAAGCATGTGAGATTTTTATTACAGAGTTGACCATGAGGGCTTGGTGCGTGGCGGAAAGGAATAAAAGACGTACTTTACAGAAGGCAGACATTGCAGAGGCGTTGCAAAAGAGCGATATGTTTGACTTTCTCATTGACGTTGTTCCTAGAAGATCACTGCCTCAATGAGAGTTGCTCGTTATACAGCTACCATTTGACCGTACACCACAGCTAAGCATCtgttggaaaaagaaaaaacgcaaattttttcattattttttttcaaagtatATTTGGTAGCAAATTAGCGATGAGATGTCGAACCACgactactactactacaATTACACAGTTTCGAATACTTCGTGTTTGCAATCTAACTGATACATCGTCCTCTGGGCAATCTAGATCACTGTATATACTATAGATAATATTtccagaaagaaaatactgcacatataaagaaattgttaGCAGAGAAATCATGAAACATCCGTACGAGGAATTCCCTACAGGATCCAAGTCGCCATATAATATATCTAGAGGAGCTCATCCTGGCGCTGTTTTACTTTCGCCACAATCATCTGCTATAAATAGCAATAATCCAGGTAGTAGTAATAAACATAACCAGGGCAATTCATCTGTGGCCACGAACGTTTTGTCTCCTCAATCCCACAGCATGTCACTTAATGACATGCTTGATCAGCAACCCTTCATGCTAGAATCCACAGGGAATAGGGCTCAGCCGCtccagcagcagcagcaacagcagcaacagcagcagcaggCGTCATTACCTTCCCTTAATATTCAACCAATATCGTCCACAGCAGCTGGTTCTGCTATCGTTTCCCCCATGATGCAATCTCCAAAAGCATTGGAATCTACTTTATCTTCAACTTCAATGTATCTGGATTCTTTTCAGAGGTCTTCGAATAATATCTTAAGCCTTCCATCGCAAAGTGGTTCAATTCCCTTGCCGCAATCACGTCAACCACAACAGCAGTCTCAACCGTCAtcccaaaaaaatgattccAATATGGGTATCAATTTTAGTCAAGACATTAACCAGTTATGTTCTTGGATATCAATGCTGAATAGTAGCCAACAGAATACTGTAATGGATAATATACTTTCCATCTTGAATGATgatgttttgaaatataCGAAATTAAAATTGGACACTTTAACAAACACTTCTTTTATCTCGCCATCCCTACCTGCAATAGCATCACCTATACCTAATAGAGATGACACTGAgattttgaatattgattctgttttttcttctagtCCTGTTGCCAATGACCCTGAAAGTTCCGATAATTTACTGTATCAAAATTGGTCGCCTCAGCCACATTCAATACCGGTCACCCAACCCATTTATGATAACATCACCGACCCCAGTCAAAGGTCTAAGTCAGCTGAACCCCATGCTAACTCCAGCCCAAATCTCATTTCCGTTCAGAAACAATTCAACAATGGTAACAAtacaaaatacaaaaagttACCATCAGACAGTCCCAACTATCTCTCCTACTCGCTTTCAACTtcccattcttttttccaaccAAAGCAAAGATCGAACATGGGAAATGAATATAActctcatcatcatcattcaTTGCATCACCCTCTGCATAACACAACCtcatatttttccaatACTCCAAAACCATCCGGAAGTGAATTGAATAAGTCAAATCAAAACGTATTCAATATTACCAGTACACATCCTAAGAACGGTGCGACAAGTATCACCTCAACATCCACATCATCCAACGGAAACACACCTCTATCGAgtaattcttcaatgaatCCAAAGAGTTTGACAGATCCCAAGcttttaaaaaatataccaATGTGGTTGAAGTCATTAAGACTACATAAATACTCGGATGCTTTAAGTGGAACTCCATGGATTGAATTGATCTACTTAAATGACGAGactttagaaaagaaaggtgTTCTCGCATTGGGTGCAAGGagaaaattattaaagGCTTTCGGAATCGTTATTGATTACAAAGAACGTGATTTAATTGATAGAACTGCTTATTAAAACTAGCATACTATggctgatttttttgaggtCGCATAAAGATTCAGTTTTCTCTTATTTACTTTGCATATACCAATACAAGAACCatattttatttagttTGTAATTTCAACAAAGTTTTCTACGGAGTTTAATATTTTAAAGCACATTTTTATTCTCCGGTTCAGAGCATCAAGCTAGTCCTACTTTAATTCAGTGATTACCTGACGTTGATTGATAGAGTAAAAAGCCGCCATAGAATGGGCTATCATTATGCGTGATGTTAACAGtgaagaaggaagaaaaggaaatggGTAATGAATTTTAGCACGAATACTTcacaaaatgaaatataatAGTAGTGACGTATATAATTATATGTTTATACAATGAATGATACAATGATTTTAATGTTCTTTCTATTGTGATTTCTTATGTTGCATCCAGtattctttgtttattttgacATTATCGCTTAAAAATTCCAATTTAGAGAATTTTTGACTTAATGCGTTGAAAAACACCTCAGCGAACgtattgataaaaaatatttgacCATTTGGAATATACGGATGGcttttgataatatcaTCAGGATTAGTCACGTTCATGAGAATGTCTTGAATAGAACCCAAATCCTCCTTTGGAGAATCAACATTCTTGTATGAATCGCCAAAACAATCTTGTTCTGGGCGGTGAGCTTTATGAAATGATTCCAAGAGAGCACAATCATTAAACTCCAAAGTGATCAGGTATGCCCAACGTGCTGATATTGACAAAGGTCTCGTCACATTAGAAATATCAGCAGCTTTAATAATAAGAGATATCAAAGTAATTTGTTTCATAGGTTGTTCGTGCATTAATCTGTCCTCATATTGAGAGTGCAATGCCATATCTGTAGCTAAAATGGCCTCCGAGATAAAATTGAATTGTTTTCTCGAAATAGATAGCAATTGTGGCCAATGATCCGATAATAATTGTTGAAATAACTCCCTATGGAAATTTTCCAAGATGGAGAcgttcttgaaattttgtGCAACCTCCGATTCGCAGTTACACAATAGTTGATTGTTAGTACCAGGATGACCGACATCATGACCTATGGCAGCCATACATAACAGTAGTGTTTGTACAGGATTGTCCTCGAGAAGATATGTACACAATTGCCATGTAGCTTGCATAACGTCAATAGCATGCCTGAAATTGTGAAATTTGTTTACTTGATGGTAGGATGACTCCAAAGTGAATAATAGTAGCAGCAACTTATTATCTGCGATGAGTACTTTCGCATCCTTAGATAACTTTTTGATAAGCGTGAACCCGCACCAAATCAATTCTTGAGTGCTTAACGATAAAGCACAGAAGTCCCAAGTTGATAAAATATTCCAATAATGTAACTCGTCCTGAGAGATTTTTTCTAATGGATCTGATAAGAAAGACATAAACTCGATGTTGCGAATCAACCTTGGCACAGATGCCTTGTGTAATTGTTGTGCCTTGGAATCATTCAAATGCAATAATAATGTGTAAATATTTGCTTCACATGCTTGAGTGGGAATAGAATTTCCGTTAATGGTACCATAgttctttttattaataCCGTCTGGGATGTCATCGTGATGGTGATACATCCAGTGGTTAATTCTTGTTATTCTGTTCCGACAGATATTATTTTCACGCTCAATGCATTCAAGACGTTGCAAATTTTCCTCTTGTGTATGATCAATTGCAGAAATATTAAAAGATGGGAAAAATCGCTTGAACAAAACATTTAATTGTCGCACAGATAATTGAAATTTCGAAGGGTCATACAGAACTAAAGATACACCCGTTTCAAAGTTATGAGCGTTGGGAAAAGACGAGACCCTGTCTCTGTACAAATCAATCATTAGAGAATCTAAATCATGAAGCTCAATTATTCTATCGAAATAGTGTTCATTCCGTATAATTGTTTGagatttttcaatctcGTGCATTCCTATCAAAAAAAGGGTGGACATATTGATACCGTATTACTGTTTGATTAAATGATAGTAATCTCTAGAACAGTCTTTATCTGCTCTAATTAATGGCTAATCAGCGCCAgtgcaaaaaataaagaggGACGACAAAAGAatcgaaaagaaaacgcAAAATAACCTATAATTTGTGCTGAAACTAATAATGACAGCAAATGATAAGAAAACCCACTTTATTTTGAATATGCGCTTTTTAGATCAACCTTCCTCGCAATGATTATAGCTTTCGTTTTGCAAGCGTTTCCTCTGTAAGCTcaatctttcttctttataatgcttgaaacaaaaagaaaagagaaaaaaaatgcccagtaaaaagaaattccCGGAGagtagaaaaagaaacgttTGACTGAGAAACAGTCGTGGGACCCTATAATCATTCTATACGAGTTCAGCGGCCCCTGCAGATTACAGAGATAATAGAGCCTATTGTAGTATTCATGAATATTAGAGTATTTCTGATATTTGTACTAAATAAACTTGATAATTTACATACAACTCGTAAGTTTACAAGATCTACTCAACTTTTTCCTTGGTTTCTTCCAAAACCTCCTCAACTATCTCTTCGATAGTGGTGAAGTCATCGCTGGCATCTTCCGGTTGGACATCAAATATCTCGAAATTCATAgattctttcatttcttgTCCAATCTTTTCTCTATATTCAGTCCATTGTTTTAATAATTCACGTTGATGTAAAATCAAATCTCTCATGGCAGTGTCAGCTTCCATGGCGTCTTGCTCTTCGAACTGGGCAGACCATTCTCTCAGATTCTTTTTGACCTTTTTCCTCTCAGCATTAGGTAAGATGGAGGCAGGTCTTGGTCTCCAGGCAAAATTCTTGAACCCACCAATGACGTCTTCTTTAACTAAATTACCGGCaatgttgaaaattttgtaaCCATGCTCCACCTTGTGCTTCAAAGAACTTGACCATGCTGTAACATATCTTCCGGATGGGTCCCAAGTGATATTTGTGGCCGCAGAGTAAGAAGGATGGGCGACATCTTTCAAAGAGGCTGACACGTCATTGTTGTCgttgatattcttttcgCCCGGGTAGTCCATATCGTAAAACTGTAAGTCTGATCTACGCATGTTCGGACCTACTAACGCACCAACAACGACAAATCTGCCTGCTGGAGACCAAGAAACGGTATTGGCAAAGGTTTTTGGAATTTCTTTAACCAAAGTCCATCTCTTGATAACGTTCTTCGCAGTCTTTTCTTTAGTTTCTGGGGCGTAAAATCTGATTGTATTGGCTGGGATAGCATAGTTCATATCAGCAACCTCATGAACAGAAATTGTAACAAATCTATTTCCGTGAGGTTCCCAACCAAACTCAAAGACACTATCCTTCAgttcaactttttcaactgGAATATCTCTTTCGGTCAATCTACAAATTTGCAGATTACTGAATTGAGTCTTACCAGATTTAGTATGACGTTCCACATTGAAGCACAGGAATTCAGCCTGGCTTTGCCAATGTAAAGTTACGTTAGATACCTGGACTAAGTTAACGGTCTTTAGTACTCTCCCACGTGGAACTTCAACAATCGTAGCGGTACAAGCGGAGTTATTGGTTTCTGGAGTCCAGTAAGCCAATAGAACAGAAGGCTCGTCACCACTTCTGAATGGTTGTAACTTGACACCTTCTGGAGCAAATGAGAAATCCCTGATGCCAGAAGGTTTCAAAGCCTTGGCTTCCAGTGGCATAAAGTTTTTGGTAGCGTCATGGACTACTAAGCTATCTTTGACCATACGAGCACAATATTTATCATTGTAAGACCATCTGACTAAAGGCCACTTCAGATATGGGCTCTTAATCACTGGGAAAGTCGCCATCAACAAACCGGAAGCAATATCCCAAATGCATAATTGATGACcctcatttttcttggtaAATGGTGAGAATTCgttatcttcttctacaaTAATTGCTTCGGTCGAGAAAGTGACCAAGTATTTCTCATTTGGAGAAACAGAGGAATTTCTTACGTCTGGGTGATAGAATCTTCTCAAACGATCAAAATTTGGACCACCCCATGCAGTAACACCTTGTTGATGGTAAGAAAACAAGTAGGTACCCTTTGGAGAGAATCTGACATAATTAGTAGACCAGTTTTCTCTAGATTCTACTAAAGAATCTTCTTCGTTGAAAATCGAGTTCCAAAAAACACTTGTTTTCACGTCATCTTGTAATACAAATTGATCTCTCACTTTATCATCCATTAACCAGGATTTCAAGGAACTAGATGGAACGAATGTTGGCATATCCGGTTCCCTGAAGTCAGCGTCGAAGTCGTCAGAATTATACCTTTCAACATCTTTCATGGTATAAAGGAATAAACGATGTTTCAAATCCAATCTTTTACCATGGAaacttttgataattttcttaGCGTCGTTAATAGATCCACATTCtacgaaaagaaaaccttTTGTTTTACCGGTACTCTCGTCAATTGGGAAGTCCATATTAACGACTTTACCAGCtttagaaaacaaagaagtcaaagcttttttcaaaacaggAACTTTGGAAGATGGAATGACTGGGGCACCATTTACGACTATGTATTGATCGAAATTGAATTCTTCCGTAATCTTGTATTGTTCTTCCAGATCGGAAAAATCAATATCGTCGACAGGAATATCTTCTAGTTTAATATCTTCGAACGTCTCAGTAGCCATTTCAATTATGTTTGACCCTTTTTAACTGTGTATTTCAAGACACTTTCAACCTAGAAATTATTTGAATAGTCTTTAtgaacattatttttagtgtggaaaaagaaaatttttcactcgCTAGCTATTTTGAATGAGTGAAAGAGGGTAATGaatatcaagaaactgGAAGTATCAAACTATTTcagatgataataataagatGGTGTAATGAGACGTTTATCTAGTTACGTAGAATGTAAAGGGGAGGTACtatatatgtatttttgCGGGTTTATATGTGAgttcatattcttttctactctttctttattccTTTCGGGCCTATTCTAGGTGAATGTCCCCCTCTTGGTCAGTAGTAGCGTTTGCATTCGTAGCCACCGGAGcgttttcatcatcactagACATGATATTATCGCTATCACCTTCAgcatcgtcatcatcaccgTTCAACTCTTTTTGAGCGAAATCGATGGCTTCCTGGAGCAGATCGCCCTTGACAAACTTGTGCAGACCGTTTGTTTCCGATAGTGAGCACCAACTTATTTCCAATTCGAAgtctttctctttgttGTCTTCGTGTGCTAAGTAAATAATCCTTGCAGCTTGTTTAACGGCCTCTCTCGCTGTAAGACCCTGTGGGTGTTGGTCAACTAATTTCTCCAATTCTGCTTTAGCAGATTGTCTACCTTTCCCAGTAGCAGCACCCTTGTACCCCCAATAAGAGCCACTTGGCTCCAACATATAGAGGTGGGCTCCATTCTTATCTACACCACCAAATATAGTACTCACTCCGAACGGTCTTACACTATTGTATAAGGTGTGCGCTTGCACGTACTGTCCCAGACGGTCAGCAAATGCAGGAATGGGAATGGGTGTGTTGTAcaactttttgaaactcGCGGCTTCCTCACGACCACGATTAACCAGGTGTCTGCCATCAGGGATCAATCCTGAGTAAACGCAACCGATGTGACGGTCTACGACTTGAATCTTGACATTTTTCTGTGGAACTAGCAATTTGGAAGTAATGAGTTTTTCCACTGCAAATACCACACCATCATTACACTTGATACCGATTGAAGTAGTGCCGTTTTCGACGGCCTTGACGGCATACTCCACCTGGAAATTTCTACCATCAGGGGAGAAAACACTATTGGATAGATCGTAACCAGTACCAATTGAAGTCATTGCTAAAGGgttatgctttttttatcttgttGATGCAGTGGTTTGGTCGCTTGAAACCTTCTTAACTGCAATTTCATATAAACCCTCTACCGCCACTAATGCTACTTGCTTTCCTCATTTTTGCCACCGATTTGGAGGGGCGGCAGGAAGTTTCGTTAAAAGAGATTTCTTCATACAAGTTTCAGTATAAATAAGAACAAAGCTGATCGATGTAGAGATGAAGTAAGGGCAAATACAAGGTTCTTAAGAACAAAGTCAGTAGCAATTCGTAAATATAATTACCAGTAATAGCTGATGTACTCCAGATCATTTCCTGGGTATTTGCAGCTACTTAAATAACGACTGGCATTACTACTTACTCAGAGGAGAGCAGCCTTTTGGGCATTGTTCCCAGAACGCCATGTAAAGACTTCAGAGACATGATGCGTATAGTTTTTGCAACTGTTCTAATTCACATGTGTATCTGCGGAGTTGGCTGTCATATTTTTATGCACTTTTAAGGTGTCTTTGTTTAGAATTACTGTATTTTTTTACGCCGATGGCGCTACTCACCACTATATCAAAGTCCTGCGCTTTAGTCTGTGAAAATCCGCAAAAACGTTTATCCGGGAATGGCCAAAAGAAATACTTGACAGCATAGACAAGGAAGGTAATATTTGATTAGCGATAAATGGCCATTCTTTTGAGAATAGCTATACTCTTgtaaatttgataaagagaTCAGGTGAGGAGGTTAGTGGTGCGAGTGGTGCGAGTGCTATATAGGATGTCAGAAGGgaaagtatataaaaaaatggccTTCCATGGGGTAGGAGTAATCTTTTTCTGAACATTTTCGTGAAGCATGTGAGGTACCAATTTTACAACAGCAGGTTCTGTTATGGTACATTTCTCATGGTACAGTAATACTATTGTCGTTGATTTTTTAGAGAACTTCGATTTATTTTCCCAAAAGAAAGGTCAGCAGAATACCCATAATTGCAGAGAATATTAGTCTGAACAAattggtaaaaaaaaggaaataaaaagaagtgTTATATATACGACAGCTTTAGTTAATTTGTATTTAGGTTATCTCTTGGTTTGGTCTTCAGCTCacaaatagaaaaacaCGCATCCTTTCTAGTTGATTGGAAAGGGTTGCTCAATCTGGAGTATCTGAGTGTTTGGCTACTACTAAGAACTTCCCCGGTTGCGGTAAAAATCATGTACTTGCATATCTGGTTCTTCCCTTAAATCATATAGCCAGTGGTATTTTCAACAAGACTTGCACATTTATTTGGTCATATGGAGCCTACTCTAAATCTTTCCTTATAAAATTGTCGTTATAGATTGGATCGCATCATACTCTCATCACTATCAAAATTACGTGTTATGTTTGTCTCACTCTTTACATAGTATGGTGATGACAGTTATTACACTAAGATAAATTAGATAAATGGATTAAAAAAAACGTTTTTGTTAATACATCGTGTAAACTTTTCATGATAATCAGCATGGACCAGCTTTGTTGAAATTTAATCTCTATATCTCGGTCGTGTGCCGTTTCTGGTTGTACTTCGaagcattttttattgtatttaGATTCCACCATTTCACCTCGATAATTATTCTAATTAGAAAAATGTATGTGTGCTAAGAGTAATCTATTCTTTctacttttatttattcGGGCCTCTCAGTAAGATTGTATGTTTATCAATAACTTCAGAGATgatttttatctttaccGCCCCAAATATTCTCCAGGCCATCTTTGTATATTTTACTGCCTCCCATCAAGAACACATTGTATCCGTGTTCACCCGGCAATAAACTTTATTATTCATTAGTTTTGGCTTTTACACTGTTTGATAGTGCAAGTTATAACGACTAAGTTATCAAGATTTATTCAGTGGAATGATGTTCTTCGTTAGTGGTATTGTTTCGTTTCTTTATAAACTTCACCTTATGCACTTTATGAGTGCGAGCCATTATTGACGCACGAACTATTGTTTACAGCGACTCAAAAAGGAAAGTTCACAAAAGGATCACCAGTTTAGACACAGAGGCCAAGTATATCGGCATCGCGCCGTTAAACTAAACGAAGTGACTACATGCGCCGTGGTGTATATTATGAGTTGCTATGTGGCCAGTTGACATcctcaaaaaaattcttagtcattctgaaaaagaaggtcataatcaaagaaatcaagaCTACCAAAAATGTCTGGCACATCCATGGATACATCCAAAGAAGACATGGGTGGGTCATAGTAGTTCTTGAAGTTGCTTGGTAACTTAACGTTATCATTGTTGTtactgttgctgctgttgtcACCATAGTTGTTGTTTATTGCCATAAAATGTAAGTTGGGAGTGACACAGCTATTTTCACTCGAACGGGTTAACTGTGGCGTGTTTTCACCATCATTGTGAATACTGATATTGTGTGATAAATTATAAGAGGTGCTACCCACGTTAGTGGGGTCATTTGAACTACTACATGATGGTACGCCCTCCTTCTCCATATTAGAGTTGAGTAAAAGCTCAATTGTGGGAGTATTATCTTTCATGCTTGGCTTTGAAGgattcaaagaattttgtGAATCAGCAGTACCAAtatcttttattttatcGAACTCTTTAATGATTTCGTTTAGTTGGTCGAGTGTAAAATTAACAGTAAGATTTTTACCTTTTAGTCTATCAATTAAATGATCAGACTTGTCTAAGTTGATACCGAGTGTCAACTCTAGCATCGTcgcaatttttttagtagttAGGTCCTTGTCCACTTTGACAAACAAGCCGGAGAATAACCGACCTTTTCTCAGTCTTTGGATAAATACGTCAAATAACGTTAACATCTTGAAAATGTAGAAATACTTAAACCTCAGATTTTGGGAGGCAAGTAGGTATACTTCCAACAAAAGCCTTTCAAAGTTGTCTTTGATAGTGTCTAGTGACttaattttctcttttatttctgGGAGGCTACTGATGTCACCTCTAGTATTACATTCGTTACACTTAACAAGCAACATATTCTTGGCAAGCTCTACCCTCATAATAATTACCAAAAGCGTAAACATTGTGGTAGGAACAGCTAACTGTATTACTTTTGTAGTGATGAAGCAtactaaagaagaaaggaCTTTTTCGTAACTACCATTAAAgtacaataaaaaaaatcttatTAGAGAAATGGTATCTGCAcagcattgaaaaaaatacttaaaaaaaaaaggcaagCATTCGCTTCTTTCCATTGCAAGtgtttcaaaatataacaTCAACGCTATCGAAGCTCTCAGCATCATTAGTTTACCCAAAACTTGACCTGACAAACTTATTGAGTTCAAAACCGAATTGAAGCTTAGTTTTTGGAACGTCTTTTCCACATCATAGATATTGATATCCACACTTCTTAACTGAAAGTTGTTCTTCAGCAGTTCGTTAGCCTTAATGCGCAACGTTTCTATCGTGTCCATTGGAACCGAACCACTGTAAGAAATAGTTATGTTGTTCAAATCAGACAAGAATAGTGCCAATTGAGCTCTGTGAAAGAATATTTCATGGATTTCTAGTAATTGTTCATCTGATTCGGAACCTGTTAGATCCTTTTTAACCCGTTTTTTATAGATTTCTATGCAATTAGGATCTCGGacattaatgaaaagatcaaTCATAGAAAGGGGTGATACTAACAGCCTACCTTTCAGACTTGATTCTAAAGTTGCCATAG harbors:
- the PRT1 gene encoding translation initiation factor eIF3 core subunit b (similar to Saccharomyces cerevisiae PRT1 (YOR361C); ancestral locus Anc_7.22) — encoded protein: MATETFEDIKLEDIPVDDIDFSDLEEQYKITEEFNFDQYIVVNGAPVIPSSKVPVLKKALTSLFSKAGKVVNMDFPIDESTGKTKGFLFVECGSINDAKKIIKSFHGKRLDLKHRLFLYTMKDVERYNSDDFDADFREPDMPTFVPSSSLKSWLMDDKVRDQFVLQDDVKTSVFWNSIFNEEDSLVESRENWSTNYVRFSPKGTYLFSYHQQGVTAWGGPNFDRLRRFYHPDVRNSSVSPNEKYLVTFSTEAIIVEEDNEFSPFTKKNEGHQLCIWDIASGLLMATFPVIKSPYLKWPLVRWSYNDKYCARMVKDSLVVHDATKNFMPLEAKALKPSGIRDFSFAPEGVKLQPFRSGDEPSVLLAYWTPETNNSACTATIVEVPRGRVLKTVNLVQVSNVTLHWQSQAEFLCFNVERHTKSGKTQFSNLQICRLTERDIPVEKVELKDSVFEFGWEPHGNRFVTISVHEVADMNYAIPANTIRFYAPETKEKTAKNVIKRWTLVKEIPKTFANTVSWSPAGRFVVVGALVGPNMRRSDLQFYDMDYPGEKNINDNNDVSASLKDVAHPSYSAATNITWDPSGRYVTAWSSSLKHKVEHGYKIFNIAGNLVKEDVIGGFKNFAWRPRPASILPNAERKKVKKNLREWSAQFEEQDAMEADTAMRDLILHQRELLKQWTEYREKIGQEMKESMNFEIFDVQPEDASDDFTTIEEIVEEVLEETKEKVE
- the PRE10 gene encoding proteasome core particle subunit alpha 7 (similar to Saccharomyces cerevisiae PRE10 (YOR362C); ancestral locus Anc_7.20), which produces MTSIGTGYDLSNSVFSPDGRNFQVEYAVKAVENGTTSIGIKCNDGVVFAVEKLITSKLLVPQKNVKIQVVDRHIGCVYSGLIPDGRHLVNRGREEAASFKKLYNTPIPIPAFADRLGQYVQAHTLYNSVRPFGVSTIFGGVDKNGAHLYMLEPSGSYWGYKGAATGKGRQSAKAELEKLVDQHPQGLTAREAVKQAARIIYLAHEDNKEKDFELEISWCSLSETNGLHKFVKGDLLQEAIDFAQKELNGDDDDAEGDSDNIMSSDDENAPVATNANATTDQEGDIHLE
- the PIP2 gene encoding oleate-activated transcription factor PIP2 (similar to Saccharomyces cerevisiae OAF1 (YAL051W) and PIP2 (YOR363C); ancestral locus Anc_7.17); its protein translation is MYFTDESSPTMIRANKKRNRLSFVCQACRKAKTKCDQEKPRCGRCTKQNLFCIYDVARQPAPRNPNKDATIARLKKDIRYWRNKTVDLTQEKKDFYTALKRPTEELNTRRACKSLQENSFPISLYKTHPRLIMTKVMKREINPLSEKYLIFQDTFLKTLIASVLLSSSRNSMIPALNADISSSRTQPCVKNNVVKMKEVLLKNSKYESQRKSINEFTDRLLQRKNPEEQSAINKVISLLYSNRESSYLEDTCPSENDYSDLLKGYINEIEKTLPPKAITEQYLSHFFEHIFHLIPFASKEMLEESIHTTVQYNGLGEVRLSMGTTLIRNKMENLCILLLILRIAYISLTFIEDKIEDYSPYITKDMLEKYPIQSEVIFLAQQILASENWCACANENTISCLLYIWCAFVFSPTEGDFLLEQPSDVIINLVIIIGTSIGLHRDPSDFPALNHPEISDKRLLNLRRIQWLSIISMATLESSLKGRLLVSPLSMIDLFINVRDPNCIEIYKKRVKKDLTGSESDEQLLEIHEIFFHRAQLALFLSDLNNITISYSGSVPMDTIETLRIKANELLKNNFQLRSVDINIYDVEKTFQKLSFNSVLNSISLSGQVLGKLMMLRASIALMLYFETLAMERSECLPFFFKYFFQCCADTISLIRFFLLYFNGSYEKVLSSLVCFITTKVIQLAVPTTMFTLLVIIMRVELAKNMLLVKCNECNTRGDISSLPEIKEKIKSLDTIKDNFERLLLEVYLLASQNLRFKYFYIFKMLTLFDVFIQRLRKGRLFSGLFVKVDKDLTTKKIATMLELTLGINLDKSDHLIDRLKGKNLTVNFTLDQLNEIIKEFDKIKDIGTADSQNSLNPSKPSMKDNTPTIELLLNSNMEKEGVPSCSSSNDPTNVGSTSYNLSHNISIHNDGENTPQLTRSSENSCVTPNLHFMAINNNYGDNSSNSNNNDNVKLPSNFKNYYDPPMSSLDVSMDVPDIFGSLDFFDYDLLFQND